The following coding sequences are from one Macrobrachium rosenbergii isolate ZJJX-2024 chromosome 36, ASM4041242v1, whole genome shotgun sequence window:
- the LOC136856658 gene encoding DNA ligase 1-like isoform X2, which yields MDTFEDPEWGNSTVFSYYKFPGTTEFKVSASLLETSLKRVKAKKSKIDSETGQEKEKRKHSEEETEEANTLQKNKKPKRLKEKESEVIDGKVSKGQQSSTSNTSESNKKSNVKKLSKKNSDNVKSLDNKTNSDNVTSLDDTEDHVVPASIPVKKKNKNANKRNKYKELNTGKKKKNATLVNGEFQEQPSHHEVVNVNNTVCSENVTNKGASEILETTNKPLLNSLKLNPDKGDKDIVEKADGKIKPKSHKRKKRKSTLSSDQMDASVNPGVESGNCSTNMTSKKKGKKTSKSIMKDSKISKKVNLDNKKGKQRKLSDESEEKKTKINGDKKKNKYSKDSGICKNQVALGDKEPKDADDEEVDSKLREDLEEYLNELNFSNVNNSIAYDTESSGSMETSLLGNISDSDSEDEYIEDEAQKETIISSEKKVAGKEKASKSNQDKSKVITLSKESKSLPASGKNNEKPSRPLNPTSSKNEGAKFDKDILSRMLKDSGEKGTKAASGNPALSAAEELREKMKNQLNAARFRLVNEQMYTATSSEAAKLFKSDPNSFEAYHTGFKAQVARWPVNPLDKIIKWLKKKPNTLTVADFGCGEAVLAASVPQKEVHSFDLVALNPRVTVCDMAHTPLQSKSVDVAVFCLSLMGTNIKDFLLEASRVLKKGGILKIAEVESRISNTKLIMAQIEKYGFKCTYSDTSTKYFYMFDFKKCFNVNKKDVPNVILKPCKYKKR from the exons ATGGATACTTTCGAAGACCCAGAGTGGGGAAATTCGACTGTTTTCTCTTATTACAAGTTTCCAGGAACTACGGAATTTAAG GTGTCCGCTTCATTACTGGAAACCAGTCTCAAGAGGGTGAAGGCAAAGAAATCTAAAATAGACAGTGAGACagggcaagaaaaagaaaagcgaaAGCATTCTGAGGAAGAGACAGAAGAAGCTAATActttgcaaaagaataaaaagcctAAACGTCTAAAAGAGAAAGAATCAGAAGTAATAGATGGTAAAGTTTCAAAGGGTCAGCAAAGCAGTACATCTAATACATCAGAGAGTAATAAGAAGAGCAATGTGAAGAAATTGTCCAAGAAGAACTCAGATAATGTGAAAAGCTTAGATAACAAGACCAACTCAGATAATGTGACAAGCTTAGATGACACAGAGGATCATGTTGTCCCTGCCAGTATcccagtgaaaaagaaaaataaaaatgctaacaagaGAAACAAGTATAAGGAACTAAAtactggaaagaagaagaaaaatgccaCTTTGGTTAATGGAGAATTTCAAGAGCAGCCCTCTCATCATGAAGTGGTCAATGTTAATAATACCGTTTGCAGTGAGAATGTCACCAACAAAGGTGCTTCTGAGATTTTGGAGACGACTAACAAACCGCTGTTGAATTCACTGAAATTAAACCCTGATAAAGGTGACAAGGATATTGTAGAAAAAGCTGATGGCAAGATAAAGCCTAAAAgccataaaagaaagaaaagaaaaagcacacTCTCATCTGATCAAATGGATGCAAGTGTAAATCCCGGTGTTGAAAGTGGTAATTGCAGCACAAACATGACTtcaaaaaagaaagggaagaagactTCAAAATCCATAATGAAAGATAGCAAAATTAGCAAAAAAGTAAATCttgataataaaaaaggaaagcaaaggaaattaagtgatgaaagtgaagagaaaaagacaaaaataaatggtgataagaagaaaaataaatattccaaagaCTCGGGTATTTGTAAGAATCAGGTAGCGTTAGGCGACAAGGAACCCAAAGATgcagatgatgaggaagtggatagTAAACTTAGAGAAGATTTGGAAGAATATCTAAATGAATTGAATTTTTCTAATGTGAACAATAGCATTGCATATGATACAGAGTCCTCAGGTAGCATGGAAACTTCGCTTTTGGGAAATATCAGCGATTCAGATTCTGAAGACGAATACATTGAAGATGAGGCACAAAAGGAGACAATCATTTCTTCAGAGAAAAAGGTTGCAGGTAAAGAAAAAGCTTCAAAAAGTAATCAGGATAAAAGCAAAGTTATTACCCTgtcaaaagaaagcaaaagtttGCCTGCTTCAGGCAAGAATAACGAAAAGCCTTCACGTCCACTTAATCCTACTTCGAGCAAGAATGAAGGGGCCAAGTTTGATAAGGATATTTTGAGTAGAATGCTGAAAGACTCAGGAGAGAAAGGCACAAAAGCAGCGTCAGGAAATCCTGCACTCAGTGCTGCAGaagaattaagagagaaaatgaaaaatcagctTAATGCTGCTAGATTTag GCTTGTGAATGAGCAGATGTACACGGCTACAAGTTCTGAGGCAGCGAAGTTATTTAAATCAGACCCTAACTCTTTTGAAGCCTATCATACAGGGTTTAAGGCACAGGTTGCTCGATGGCCAGTGAATCCATTGGACAAGATTATCAAGTGGCTGAAGAAGAA GCCAAATACCTTAACAGTTGCAGACTTTGGTTGTGGTGAGGCAGTCCTAGCAGCGAGCGTTCCTCAAAAGGAAGTCCATTCCTTTGACCTGGTGGCTTTAAATCCAAGGGTAACAGTTTGTGATATGGCTCACACACCTTTGCAGTCAAAGTCAGTAGATGTGGCAGTGTTCTGTCTGTCATTGATGGGCACAAATATCAAAGATTTTTTATTGGAAGCCAGCCGTGTCCTCAAAAAAGG